One window of the Chthoniobacterales bacterium genome contains the following:
- a CDS encoding metallophosphoesterase — MAERLGPSNFRRRLHSQGDLRARLIHQGEGPLVIERAVPVDRIIGFMLRVAGLRARAVANCLDVRLVTREQPLPNLPEAFDGFRLLQLSDLHLDLVAGFADVVTSRIRAVPHDLAVITGDFADHPAGYFHACLGDLRRIARALGPGALAVLGNHDILEIVPHLEEAGIRVLLNESARIERNGSSLWIAGIDDPHFYRTHDLRAARSNIPHGDCSILLSHSPETYDDAARLGFDFMLSGHTHAGQICLPGGFAIVRNGRCPKAQFAGPWTHGKMRGYTSRGTGSCGVAARFNCPPELTVHVLRAAGS, encoded by the coding sequence TTGGCGGAACGGCTCGGGCCGTCGAACTTCCGGCGCCGTCTTCACAGCCAAGGCGACCTGCGCGCGCGGCTCATTCACCAAGGCGAGGGTCCTCTTGTCATAGAGCGCGCGGTTCCCGTCGATCGCATCATCGGCTTCATGCTCCGGGTAGCCGGCCTGCGCGCACGCGCCGTGGCGAACTGCCTCGACGTGCGTCTCGTCACACGCGAACAACCGTTGCCAAACCTGCCGGAGGCGTTCGACGGTTTCCGCCTGCTGCAGCTTTCCGACCTCCACCTCGATCTTGTCGCGGGTTTCGCCGACGTCGTGACAAGCCGCATCCGCGCCGTTCCCCACGACTTGGCGGTGATCACGGGCGACTTTGCCGACCATCCGGCGGGATATTTCCACGCCTGCCTAGGGGACTTGCGCCGCATCGCACGCGCCCTCGGACCGGGCGCGCTGGCGGTCTTGGGAAACCATGACATCCTCGAAATCGTCCCGCATCTCGAGGAGGCCGGCATCCGTGTCCTCCTCAATGAAAGCGCGCGCATCGAACGCAACGGAAGCAGCCTCTGGATCGCGGGCATCGACGACCCGCACTTTTACCGCACCCATGACCTCCGGGCCGCGCGCAGCAACATCCCGCACGGGGACTGCTCCATCCTGCTCTCGCACAGCCCGGAAACCTACGATGATGCGGCACGACTGGGGTTCGATTTCATGTTGAGCGGACACACCCATGCCGGACAGATCTGCCTGCCGGGCGGCTTCGCCATCGTCCGCAACGGGCGGTGCCCCAAAGCCCAGTTTGCCGGGCCGTGGACGCACGGAAAGATGCGCGGCTACACATCCCGCGGAACAGGTTCATGCGGCGTGGCCGCGCGTTTCAATTGCCCGCCCGAATTGACCGTGCACGTCCTTCGCGCTGCGGGAAGCTGA
- a CDS encoding biotin--[acetyl-CoA-carboxylase] ligase — MGKDAGVRTREWRGWTLHECASLVSTNDHARGLPAWHAIRAHAQTGGRGRQGRRWESGRGGLWMSAVLPLDPPDRGWPAFPLAAGLAVVTTLRGLGLKNARLRWPNDVLVGPRKICGILMEKFSAERVVVGIGLNVCNNPAEQDQSLRDIATSLSAELTAVPPSDELYEDILIALRAVHGRVAEEGFGSLADEINAHWGGTREVELKLADGSVRGSFHGIDSRGDLLVGVDGNTSAYSAPRVQLMREV; from the coding sequence ATGGGAAAAGATGCCGGCGTGCGCACGCGCGAGTGGCGCGGTTGGACGCTCCACGAGTGCGCATCCCTCGTATCCACCAACGACCACGCCCGCGGCCTGCCCGCGTGGCACGCCATCCGCGCCCATGCCCAGACCGGAGGACGCGGACGCCAGGGGCGGCGCTGGGAGTCTGGCCGCGGCGGACTTTGGATGTCGGCCGTGCTGCCGCTCGATCCGCCCGACCGTGGCTGGCCGGCCTTCCCCCTCGCGGCCGGGTTGGCCGTGGTCACCACGCTGCGGGGACTGGGACTGAAAAACGCGCGACTTCGCTGGCCCAACGATGTGCTGGTCGGTCCGCGAAAAATCTGCGGGATCCTCATGGAGAAATTTTCCGCCGAACGCGTGGTCGTGGGCATCGGGCTCAATGTGTGCAACAACCCCGCGGAGCAGGATCAATCGCTGCGCGACATCGCCACCTCGCTGTCGGCCGAATTGACCGCCGTTCCGCCGTCCGACGAACTTTACGAGGACATCCTTATCGCCCTTCGCGCAGTGCACGGGCGCGTGGCGGAGGAGGGTTTCGGCTCGCTTGCCGACGAGATCAACGCGCACTGGGGCGGCACGCGCGAAGTGGAACTGAAACTTGCCGACGGATCCGTGCGCGGCAGTTTTCACGGCATCGATTCCCGCGGCGACCTGCTGGTCGGTGTCGATGGAAACACGTCCGCCTATTCCGCGCCGCGAGTCCAGCTCATGCGCGAGGTTTGA
- a CDS encoding sodium ion-translocating decarboxylase subunit beta, with amino-acid sequence MWGVCILLFYLAVRKGFEPLLLVPIAFGALLANLPTEGLITTLPVAGGAVDTGVLSMSFQPDPHGFRVEHITGGLYDFISQGIKLEIFPPLIFLGVGALTDFGPLIANPRTLLLGAAAQLGVLVTFIGANFLGFTSAQAASIGIIGGADGPTAIFLTSKLAPELLGAVAVAAYTYMALVPLIQPPIMRALTTKKERVIRMKSLRQVSRAEKLTFAVLVTVITSLLVPAVASLVGMLMLGNFLRECGVTERLVKSAQNEIINVVTIFLGTSVGITMSGESFLRSQTLIIIGLGVIAFGFGTGGGVIAAKIINLFDRNNPINPLIGSAGVSAVPMAARVSQVEGQRADPANHLLMHAMGPNVAGVIGTAVIAGYYLATLSH; translated from the coding sequence ATGTGGGGCGTCTGCATCCTGCTTTTTTACCTGGCGGTGCGCAAAGGCTTCGAACCCCTGCTGCTCGTCCCCATCGCATTCGGAGCATTGCTGGCCAACCTGCCGACCGAGGGGCTGATCACGACCCTTCCTGTCGCGGGAGGAGCGGTTGACACGGGCGTCCTTTCCATGAGCTTCCAGCCCGATCCGCACGGATTCCGCGTCGAGCACATCACCGGGGGCCTCTACGATTTCATCTCGCAGGGCATCAAACTGGAGATTTTCCCGCCGCTGATATTTCTCGGTGTCGGGGCCCTCACCGACTTCGGTCCGCTGATCGCCAATCCCCGCACCCTGCTTCTCGGCGCCGCCGCGCAACTCGGCGTGCTGGTCACTTTCATCGGCGCCAATTTCCTCGGATTCACATCGGCGCAGGCCGCCTCGATCGGGATCATCGGAGGGGCCGACGGACCGACGGCCATTTTCCTCACCTCCAAGCTCGCGCCCGAACTGCTCGGTGCCGTCGCTGTCGCCGCCTACACCTACATGGCGCTGGTTCCGCTCATCCAGCCGCCCATCATGAGGGCCCTCACGACCAAAAAAGAGCGTGTCATACGCATGAAATCGCTGCGGCAGGTTTCGCGCGCGGAGAAACTGACGTTCGCCGTGTTGGTCACGGTCATCACCAGCCTCCTCGTCCCTGCCGTGGCTTCCCTCGTCGGCATGCTCATGCTCGGCAATTTCCTCCGCGAATGCGGCGTGACCGAACGCCTCGTGAAAAGCGCGCAGAACGAAATCATAAATGTCGTCACCATTTTTCTCGGCACCAGCGTGGGCATCACGATGTCGGGCGAAAGTTTCCTGCGCTCGCAGACCCTCATAATCATCGGCCTCGGGGTCATCGCGTTCGGTTTCGGGACGGGGGGCGGCGTCATCGCGGCCAAAATCATCAATCTTTTCGACCGCAACAATCCGATCAATCCGCTCATCGGATCCGCCGGCGTGAGCGCGGTTCCGATGGCGGCACGCGTCTCTCAGGTCGAGGGGCAGAGGGCCGACCCCGCCAATCATCTCCTCATGCATGCCATGGGTCCGAACGTGGCGGGCGTGATCGGCACCGCCGTCATTGCCGGCTACTACCTCGCCACGCTTTCGCACTGA
- the hisI gene encoding phosphoribosyl-AMP cyclohydrolase → MDDFKFTADGLIPVIVQEATGGTPPRGRVLMMAWMNREALERTLSSGKMHYWSRSRKKLWFKGESSGHTQDVVRWYADCDKDCLLFEVKQTTGACHTGYESCFFQQYDMQGRALPVEERPAFDAGKVYTRQGA, encoded by the coding sequence ATGGACGACTTCAAATTCACCGCCGACGGACTCATTCCCGTCATCGTGCAGGAAGCAACGGGCGGAACACCGCCACGCGGACGAGTGCTCATGATGGCATGGATGAACCGCGAAGCACTGGAGCGCACGCTTTCGAGCGGCAAAATGCACTACTGGAGCCGCTCGCGGAAGAAGCTTTGGTTCAAGGGCGAATCGAGCGGGCACACGCAGGATGTGGTCCGCTGGTATGCCGATTGCGACAAGGATTGCCTGCTCTTCGAGGTCAAGCAGACGACCGGGGCCTGCCACACCGGCTACGAGAGCTGCTTCTTCCAGCAATACGACATGCAGGGGCGCGCGCTTCCGGTGGAAGAGAGGCCTGCATTCGACGCCGGCAAGGTTTACACGCGTCAAGGCGCGTGA